GTACCATGTGAAGACCATGTGGTACCCTGAGATCAAGCACTTCTGCCCCCGGGCTCCAGTCATCTTGGTGGGCTGCCAGCTGGACCTGCGCTATGCTGACCTGGAGGCAGTCAACAGGGCACGACGGCCACTAGCAAGGTGCCCTACATACAACTACTAATTCCAGTGCTTTCAATCTCAAACAGTGCTTTTCAACTCCAGCATCTCAATTGAAATTTGATAGCTTGTGATTTATGTATTGATTATGTCACCATTAGACATGTAGGTTCCACATTTTACTAAGATTTGTAAACGATATACACTGTTATTTACCCTCAGGTTGATGCTGCTCTGAATCTTGTTAATTTTTGGCCTTTTTATGGTCATCATCTTTCAGACCGATTAAATCCAATGAGATTTTGCCTCCAGAGAAGGGCCATGAGGTGGCCAAAGAGCTGGGAGTGCCATACTACGAGACCAGTGTTGTGGCTCAGTTTGGAGTAAAGGACGTATTTGATAACGCCATCCGAGCCGCCCTAATCTCACGGCGCCACCTGCAGTTCTGGAAGTCTCACCTGCGCAATGTGCAGCGGCCCCTCCTCCAGGCCCCCTTCCTGCCTCCCAAACCCCCCCCTCCCATCATCACTGTACCacctccccccaccaccactgAGGAGCATCCTGGCCGTCTTCTAGAGGACCCCCTGTGTTCCGATGTCATCCTGGTCTTACAGGAGAAGCAGAGAATCTTCGCTCACAAGATCTACTTGGCCACGTCCTCCTCCAAGTTCTATGACCTCTTCATCCTGGACACCCGACCTGAGGAGTCTGAGCGGCCCACGCGCGCCACCGCTCTGTCTGGCCGCGAGATGCTGATGCGTGCTGCAAGCTTCGATGTGTGTGAGAGCACTGACGAGGGCGACAGGGCCAACCTGCGGGCCTGCACCAGTGATGGAACCCTGAGAGACTCTGAGGGAGGCCGGAGGGGCAAACTGCTGTCTACCTTGAGCAGAGCTTTTGTCAGCATCCAGGAGGAGCTGGTGGATGACCCAGTGACCTACAACCCCAGGCCTATGACCGTGGTGTACATGGACCAGTCCATGCAGCTGGGGCCCTTCCGTGCTGTGCTGCGATACCTGTACACAGGCCAGCTGGACGAGCACGAGAAGGAGCTGATGCACATTGCACACATTGCTGAGCTGCTGGAGGTCTTTGACCTGCGCATGATGGTGGCCAATATTCTTAACAACGAGGCCTTCATGAACCAGGAAATTACCAAAGCCTTCCATGTACGACGAACCAACAGAATCAAAGACTGCCTGGCCAAAGGCACCTTCTCTGGTGAGAGCACATCATGTAATTCTGAGAGCTTTTGTACACTCTGTGCTAAGTGTTTCCGCTCTGCTGTTCAAAACAGGATCAACCTTTGACAGGACTTAATAAATAATAGAGGAAGAAGAAGGTAATGGCAGTATGATTTCTCTTTGCGTTCCAGATGTAGCGTTCAAGCTGGATGATGGAACGATCATGGCCCATAAGCCCCTGCTCATCTCCAGCTGTGACTGGATGGCAGCTATGTTTGGGGGGCCCTTTGTGGAGAGCTGCACCAAAGAGGTAAGGCAATCCTTTTCACCCTCTCACTGGAGCTACAGTGTGTTCCACTTTTCTTTTCTTAAACCTTGGTCTTGATCATGTGCACAATAACAAGACCTACTGCAAGTCCCCTAAATACCCAGataaacacacatcacaataaaATTCACTAGTGACTAGGGAAGGAAAACCTGATGTTGATCTGTGCCGGTTGTCTCAGGTGCTGTTTCCCAACACAACTCGCAGCTGTATGAGGGCTGTGCTGGAGTACCTCTACACTGGGCGCTTCTGTTCCCGCACTGACCTGGATGCCATGGAGCTCATTGTTCTCGCCAACCGTCTTTGCCTCCCACACCTGGTTGCACTTACAGGTCTCTAGTTGTTTTTGCGCACACCCTCTTATACGAAGCCACATCTGTTGGCAAGACCTGCACTCACATTGTAGACACACAGAGTATAACATGCACttactctctcttctcttcaaATAGTGTCTATTAGGCTAGTATGTGTGTTCAGAGAGCTGTCTGTTCCTAACATTTATGTTACTTGGCATAAGTCTGTTGTGAGAGATTTGGCAATATAATTCTGTTGATCTAGGTGATCTCCTGTGTGTTATGCCTCTGTTACAGAACTCTACACAGTGACAGTATTGATGGAGGCTGCTATGATGGGGGCTGATATTGATGGAGATGTGCTGGTGTACCTGGAGATGGCTCAGGTAAGATGGAGCCCATGTTCATATTGCAATTCtataggtgtgtatatatacttaaTACTGTTTTTCTCCATTCTCACAAGATTTTCTAATGCTAATTTGTTTAACAAGTGTTGCATTTTTAAATGTAAACTTATCATGTGCGGAGTAAGGTCTTCTATAATGTCTTGTCTCTCTGGCAGTTCCACTGTGCCCAACAGCTAAGTGGCTGGTGCCTTC
This window of the Salvelinus fontinalis isolate EN_2023a chromosome 28, ASM2944872v1, whole genome shotgun sequence genome carries:
- the LOC129826283 gene encoding rho-related BTB domain-containing protein 2-like isoform X2 yields the protein MDSDMDYERPNVETIKCVVVGDNAVGKTRLICARACNATLTQYQLLATHVPTVWAIDQYRVCQEVLERSRDVVDEVSVSLRLWDTFGDHHKDRRFAYGRSDVVVLCFSIANPNSLYHVKTMWYPEIKHFCPRAPVILVGCQLDLRYADLEAVNRARRPLARPIKSNEILPPEKGHEVAKELGVPYYETSVVAQFGVKDVFDNAIRAALISRRHLQFWKSHLRNVQRPLLQAPFLPPKPPPPIITVPPPPTTTEEHPGRLLEDPLCSDVILVLQEKQRIFAHKIYLATSSSKFYDLFILDTRPEESERPTRATALSGREMLMRAASFDVCESTDEGDRANLRACTSDGTLRDSEGGRRGKLLSTLSRAFVSIQEELVDDPVTYNPRPMTVVYMDQSMQLGPFRAVLRYLYTGQLDEHEKELMHIAHIAELLEVFDLRMMVANILNNEAFMNQEITKAFHVRRTNRIKDCLAKGTFSDVAFKLDDGTIMAHKPLLISSCDWMAAMFGGPFVESCTKEVLFPNTTRSCMRAVLEYLYTGRFCSRTDLDAMELIVLANRLCLPHLVALTELYTVTVLMEAAMMGADIDGDVLVYLEMAQFHCAQQLSGWCLHHICTNYNSVCRKFPRDMKAKSTNNQDYFEKHRWPPVWFLKEDDHYQRARKERDKEDFLYQRRQCKRKWLFWNLPSSPSANSSSSGSNAII
- the LOC129826283 gene encoding rho-related BTB domain-containing protein 2-like isoform X1; protein product: MEPSSSPSQTSVNPMHHFLMLRPQLMDSDMDYERPNVETIKCVVVGDNAVGKTRLICARACNATLTQYQLLATHVPTVWAIDQYRVCQEVLERSRDVVDEVSVSLRLWDTFGDHHKDRRFAYGRSDVVVLCFSIANPNSLYHVKTMWYPEIKHFCPRAPVILVGCQLDLRYADLEAVNRARRPLARPIKSNEILPPEKGHEVAKELGVPYYETSVVAQFGVKDVFDNAIRAALISRRHLQFWKSHLRNVQRPLLQAPFLPPKPPPPIITVPPPPTTTEEHPGRLLEDPLCSDVILVLQEKQRIFAHKIYLATSSSKFYDLFILDTRPEESERPTRATALSGREMLMRAASFDVCESTDEGDRANLRACTSDGTLRDSEGGRRGKLLSTLSRAFVSIQEELVDDPVTYNPRPMTVVYMDQSMQLGPFRAVLRYLYTGQLDEHEKELMHIAHIAELLEVFDLRMMVANILNNEAFMNQEITKAFHVRRTNRIKDCLAKGTFSDVAFKLDDGTIMAHKPLLISSCDWMAAMFGGPFVESCTKEVLFPNTTRSCMRAVLEYLYTGRFCSRTDLDAMELIVLANRLCLPHLVALTELYTVTVLMEAAMMGADIDGDVLVYLEMAQFHCAQQLSGWCLHHICTNYNSVCRKFPRDMKAKSTNNQDYFEKHRWPPVWFLKEDDHYQRARKERDKEDFLYQRRQCKRKWLFWNLPSSPSANSSSSGSNAII